A stretch of the Macrobrachium nipponense isolate FS-2020 chromosome 23, ASM1510439v2, whole genome shotgun sequence genome encodes the following:
- the LOC135196423 gene encoding uncharacterized protein LOC135196423, giving the protein MNSTAKSYQSFEVQIWHLMKVFIGYKESKTTVTIYPKTTYTIAGDLGTPLKIKIKSNEKIYWTQCKNYFNCYFSGSVLQATDCRRDSPVNSTTLVFIIVCGLLVVTVMGQVVSILIRWKKSELTEPEPDLIEDAIYEEVNMSESPGIFPRGQEHHETINRLYGITIQRRERAIVCQW; this is encoded by the exons ATGAATTCCACCGCAAAATCCTACCAATCATTCGAAGTACAAATATGGCATTTAATGAAAGTTTTCATTGGATATAAAGAGAGCAAAACA ACAGTGACCATCTATCCAAAGACCACCTATACCATAGCAGGAGATCTGGGGACACccttaaaaatcaaaatcaagaGCAACGAAAAAATCTACTGGACACAGTGCAAAAACTACTTCAACTGct ATTTCTCTGGTTCAGTTCTTCAGGCAACAGACTGCAGAAGAGATTCGCCGGTGAACTCAACAACATTGGTTTTTATAATCGTCTGTGGATTGTTGGTCGTGACTGTCATGGGGCAGGTTGTTTCGATTCTCATCCGTTGGAAAAAGTCTGAgttaacag AACCTGAACCAGACCTAATAGAAGATGCCATCTACGAGGAAGTCAATATGTCGGAATCACCAGGTATATTTCCTAGAGGACAAGAGCACCACGAGACCATCAACCGCCTCTATGGGATTACGATTCAGAGACGGGAGAGAGCAATAGTCTGCCAGtggtga